The genomic window TCAGCTGTAAAAACTGTAATCCGATGTAGCCAGCcaatctctttgtggggagggaaattaataacctctgaagaaTTTCTCCcagtgaaacatttttttttcgtggcacatatgaaggaaaactgggaaggtgactcaggtgaatagaaaaagcctgaatctctgtaggacgatgccatggaattagacatatatttatcgaaattctcggaattaggaagctccaacgaaatcgctgatagacctatgtactttgatgtatttaaatttaaacgacttaaactcaagtatctatttttgttatattatcggcaaaaaatatccacaatttactctatttggtcaatgtaCAATGTGTTCATTTAAAACATCCATTTTACTACAAcagcaaaataagtaggacatatagaaccattttgatatatagcaagaaagcaatagattgtctttgcgaagtttaaagagaaactgaaaagaaagaaacatttattggCGTATTTCGAtgatttaaggcaactgcagtttcaccgtgtgattcgcggttcgaatatcagtgaagcctttgataacattcgaaagtgactgatgatgattatgtggcagttttcgaaatgttaaaatcgcagatgccagtaaatttttctttcttttcaaaaataatgtgTAATGGTCGGTGGCGAATAAGCCAGCGTGCTAGTATTACTcatattttgggaaaaattatCGCATGCGATAACAGAATCAAAGTTCGACCCGTTTATGGCTGTTGTCTTGTGCCTAATAAAAAGTTAGTATacaaaaagctaaaaatttgtttacatctTCCATATCGTGATAGACCGCCTCTGTCACAATGAGAAGCTTAACTTCCGGCCTCTGAAAGGTATAAAAGGGCCCATGTGCCTACAGTTAGCCTCTTTTTTGGACATCTCTACCTCCTGTGTACAAGCGAGTCACCGGAGGGGTGAAATAAGGTCTGTGTCAAAACCGTAGGTCAAAGTACCAAGTGATTGGCCTTCTTCACCCGCGTCCTTTACACGGCCACGCCTAATAACTTAGAGAGTGGCCAGTGCCAAGAACACCATATACGTGCGAAGCACGATCTCCAGGTTGCCATCCACCTCCAGCTTTGGTTGCCAGCGTCTGCATCGGCTCAGTTGGAACGTTGGCGCACTAGTGTGGAGGTGGACAGTTCCGTTGATAAACATAAACTACCGTGGAAGACCGAAATATAAGTCCGCTTGGCGGAATGACTCCCATTCGGTTGCTTTAGCTTCCAAGGAGCCACCTTCGCTAACAAAAACTTGCAACGCGCCACGAACGCGCATACCAGGCGCGCATCTTGATCATCGCGGAAATTTAACAGCCCACAAAAAGAGGACAAAAGTCCATAAAGCAGGAAAGGGGCAATTGCCTATGTCATTATAAGTGTTTGTGCAGATGGCATAACCCACGAGGGAAATAGCCCATAATAATGTATATGTGAAGATAATTATAGAAGGTGAAGTTAGTAAAATCTACGTAATTGAAATAACCTATTTTTGGTTTTCGCTAATGAATTTAGAATTCTTAAACATTCGTAATTAAACCTTAAGTCAACAATCGTGGTCTCTTTAACGTAATTAGAAAAGTGTTGAAATTGACTATTTAAAGTAGcaattaaattcaaaattacaaaacctAGAATAGATATATGATAATTAAAACTTGTAAAGCTTGtctagaaacaaaaaaaaaaaaggaagagaaAACGTATAGCAGTCGTGGTTGTGCTAGTGTGATCAGTTAGCAGAgggaaaattttcaacaaaaaaaaaattgatttttttgaacGGTCTAATGTCAGTTTGTAGTTTTGTTTAAAATCCATGACGTCAGACTTGCAGCTGAaaagcaaaaacacctaattgtTAGGGTACAGTAATACGCCCAACTTACAAGAATTTCGATAAAATAAAacaccaacaataacaacagtacAAGCTGTCCCGCACATTCATCGCTGGAAGGCCTTTCAACGAGGGATCGGCATCGATGGACATACACATAAACACATGTAAGTCAATtgtacttttttttatattttcttattgttcgaccttcttaatttttttctgatAAGCACAGTCAGATCGACAttagtatgtacgtacatagcaAGCAATAAACCTGCTCCCTATGacgacatacatacctacatatttgtTGGTACCAATTTTGCATACCAATGTCGACTTGATAACAGCTGCTCCCATATTTGCCCATAAACGCAACAACAATTATCAATATGCCCTTAGAAATGCGCTAAAGAAAAAGAAACCATAGAtttgtttgtttacaaattgCTTCTGAAGGCGATCACACCCAACTGCGGTTAGCTAAATTTTCTGAGCTCCTAGCATTCGAGGCACAATTGAATTGCCTACACTAgatacataccctgcaaaaatcgtgtgaccaaaaacgcacacagccacacgaatttttgacaggggtgacgatttggaatgaaaaattgtgcaaatgaaatagcatgctgacaaattttgctttcccacaatgtatcgtgctctctcgcacctattattttcaaagggatagcaaaatacgtcatttttgcgtgcgaaaaatccgccatttctaattctgcagaaaagtggaaatttttttcaatttgtgtgatttacattttacagaaattaatatacgcattctttaatattttttggtctactaaagtgtgttttagcaaaaaaaactcatatcaatgtgtgcatgtttataaagaaagaaagtgaaatatgtaatagcatagtataaataatcgtgagcaattctaatgcagaatagtaaattttgatttccacatacatacaagaaaaaaattcttgttaccattaagatttattatccaaaattgaaaaaaaaagattagaaaattcggtgtaaaaaaacggctatgtgtgcaataaaatagcctctcttgttgagatacccctccatggtctccattaattattgtgacggaggtgtgtttgcaacagcaaagtgaacccaaacagtgtaggtcgtggtggttgttgttcgtggtccgcatcaactggaccaggtggggcaatgacgtcACATctagttataccaaggtatataccacaacagcaaccgggtaatgcaaggccacgatagcagcagcaacaacctcccaaggctggctatcatcgttgatttataaaaagacagtgttgtgcatctttattgcttaaatatttcctctgttgaaacagtttccacgattcactgttcaacgaaagcagcagccagcgtatggcaccaccgaacagctgataacaaaaacttggatgcacagcagtttaaagccaaaatggaagttgaggaaatatctgaaaataaggtaaatatatgtttcgcgttattaacaaaatcgccctaaattttatgaattaacagatcgctacgaacgacaaagcacccgaacgtgtgatcaaagaaagcactacagaaattattgccggcagggccgtattctacaatccagtacacgaatttaatcgtgatttaagtatttcagtacttaatgtatactcaaagcggttgataagagagcgggaagcggcggcgcataaaaatccacaaaatacaaaagaaagcaagcaatgctaatgacaagaaaccatacacggttggtggtgtaaaatacgacgatggactgcgaatattggaagcgcttgctgcaacaagtttacgtagcataagttatgcaaaagaagtagcaggcgtgcgtgaaattgttgcaaatgatgtatctaaggtggcagtagattccattagcgtaaatatgcgacacaatggagtggaacatttaattgtgccaagcgaaggggatgcaatgtaggtttgatatacgaatcaatagctagtgatttaactgtaataatcaataataaaattcgcaataggactctcatgtacctttcaacttcatatgagaagcgtttcgatgttatagacctagatccttatggttgtccgaatcgctttctggatggcgctatacaatcactgacgagtgggggttcattacttgtaactgcgaatgatatggctgtgctggcaggcaatacgcctgaagcctgcaatgccaaatatagttctgtgcctttgcgtatgaaatgctgccatgagatgggattgcgtatactattgcattgcattgaaacgcactctaatcgttatggaaaatatattgagccacttttgagcatttctgccaatttttatatacgcgtatttgtgcgtatgcatagtagtcaagcgaagtgtaaatatagcatgaggttggtatacagcattttggccttttaccacaatccaattacttaccatatctttatattatgaacacagcaaacaatgaatggtatttcaatgcactggttgtgatacctatacgCTACAGCCTATGGGTATTGTAAAAAGCAAGATATCAGATAAAAGCAATGCGGAAGGAAAATTCGGTATACCAACAGGACCAAAAGTTAATACAAATTGTGCGCATTGCGGTGATAAACATCATGTAAGTTTCAGCTATCccacttaagtatttaaactcgaataaatcaaattttttccttcttacttaattggtgcttaaccgtttaaacggttatgtccgttcaaaaaggcgcgtcagtcgccttttcagagggttaactggcaccaattgttcacaccaaattgtttcttatattcccaaatatagatgggcggtccactttggtcgcatcccatacatgatccaacgtttgttgaagaatttctacaaatcatacaagaaaaaccgctaagtgatttggacacaacgtcgtttaaaaggtgtgttatcggctgtatgcctgaacttgtattgggtacatgagtttttatgtaaaaaatattcatcatatccaacatcaatacctcgcattcaattgtggacgctgtacgcactacattgggttcacgtaatatggacaagcatatttttgattccagtggtaaggccacaatttcaaatgatggggcaaccattaagaaactattggataaaataataacacaacgtagcgtgctcaagtggcataagcttatctggaaaagatatttcgtaacgaaaaccctggaagattaccgcgccttgtctgctgtggttcaacaaaatataacttggatatttgttgctctttttcaattttcctgaatacaaatgtctggattggaaaaatttcaagcaaataaagattggcgtgcaaaagtcaagaaattacttgtcatgcaatggtaaatgcttataaatatatcattaaaattgCATGCTTGTTTATGATGAGCCATTCGATTGAGCATGGATAtggatgttttaaatactgtaTAGTAAATTGGCTTAatatataagaatttgaaatttttccaaatctttgactaaaaagtagctactagcttgtagaactttattactttacttttaaaaagataaatcactttagcatggtaatataacctattattaaaaattaatacaaacaatatcttcaacatttttttctcgattcacgaacacatttagaaaggttacaacgcctgctaaagagccggtatcttgccaacgctttagcttggatttagtggaggatctacaaactttgctagaagcacgcgcagctcctcatgtagcgaatgtggatcaacacgaaagtaacgttgctgttagcggaaatgcaatgaacaaactatttgaaatggaggatgaaaataaatccaacaatgcaaacactataaataggattccttataatttttcaactaaggcatcttgtgacgaaactatatttgaatgccaacagcaacgtacgtctgatgaaagttttatggctttggaaaaaatgtgtgataaaacaGCATCCGATCCTAACAGCACACTATTTAATTACATACATAGCGAGAACAAGGATATGGTTAAAGAAGATGCTAAAAAGCGCAGCGCCGatggaaactattttaaaatcccttgtaaacaaggtaagtgaatatacaacatattgaaagttgataagatttaataatataatatggtataaatttaataatataatcttaGAACTACAAGAAATAGATGAAGAAGCACAATCACTGCAACGTCTATTGCATGAATTATGCCTACAGGAGCAGCATCAATTGGATAATGAAACTCCTTTAAAAAGTATTGATGTAACACTACTAGAAGATATTGAAGCGCCATCTAAAATGTGGGACTCCACAATAGTGGGCGATACTACTTTACAAACTTCACCTTTGAAAATGGTGAGACTTCTCAGACCATCTACTATACTAGAGAAAAATTGCGAAGATCAGTCTaatagttctttgggtggtgatgatgcatcatcacacataagctttcaaagcgctcaaaaaggcagtgaaacttcagcggcaacaagcttttaaaaaaaaagctttaccTACACTAAATCTACGCCGTCATATACGTACTCATACCGGTGGAAAACCATACAAATGCGAATACTGCGAATGCACCTTTGCTGTAAGCGATCCAGTGCTGTCGCATTTACGTACACATctgggcaaaaatattcatagatGTGAGTTTTGCCCATCACTTTACGGAGTTACGTACGCATTTAACTACGCACAAAGACGAAGATCCAGAAACGCGGGAGCGAAATATGACAGCCTTAAAGGAGGAGGAGgctaaattaaagcaaaatttggCCACTAAAATTCAGCAGCCGCCAAAACCCAAACGAAAATATACGTGCAATTTCTGCAACAAGGGTAAAGGTTTATAAGACTGTGATTGTAAATGATATTCATTTTACTGATCGTGAATTCACAGATTTTACAACTTCATCTAAGCTAAAGCGCCATATACGTATGCATACCGGCGAGCGACCATACTCGTGCTCAGAGTGTGGGAAATCATTCTCATTGAAATCGTAAGAATATACAATAGGGTTCAGAGTTTGAACGGCCGGCAGTTAAAAATGGActtattttaaaagttaataaaaaaacttatatctAAACATATCCGTAAAACGAAAGGCACAAAAACAAAAGCTCAGTAAAAATGGGACAACTAAATGAAACCTTATATCCATATCgcctgctgattggaatatcacccggttgttgttgtagcagttaggtggggcgaagcactgctcaaCAATATCACCCGGTCTCGGGTGCCGTTTCGAAAAGCACCTTTCTcagaaaatatttgaataaccccgtatattagaaaagccctatcacagaattcggttgaagaatgccctaactcagatttggcttcaaaaatgaccgatctgagctcaaatacaacacattttgacaatagctggagtgtttatgaaacaaattctaagatagggcgttcttcaaacgaattctgagaaaggaagtttttggaacggcagccgagatttggtgatattccactcagcagccgatatgaatatatggtaagtctcatttttaccgacctttcctttcctttttaaaaatgtgcttaacaaaacttttttcttttaatgcactCTTAAAATGAATCCATAAGCAATGTAACGTTAACAACTTGTTCATACTTGTTTTTTTGATTTGTATTGAGAGTGGCGATTTTAATATTAGAACGGTTaatttagacaattaaaataacaaaaattactacAAAGTCAAATTTTAGTGAGGACCTCTAGTTtaccataaaaatattaaaattaaaagtccCCATCTATCCTATtcgagctaaaaaaaaattactcgaggtcaaaggtcattgccttaatagcaccgcagaaaaattcctccaattcttttctcctagagagaacaataattggggaataggaatttcgaatcttcgaagtcagctgatttgccaattgaaattttgttgcgcatttctatttttgttaacaaattaaaagtttagttattgttgcgaatttatttaaaattgagaaaaaaaaatataagcaaagcaacggggagcaacaaacgaatgatgcaaccatctttcacacgctgttattgtagcagtgcttcgccccatccaataggtgcgaccgatcagaaattatcatcaatatcctctaacgggagtccaaggaaacttgctgtttcgacaggggggatcataatgaaaggggtgttagaggcgttggttccacattacaattaaagagatggttggtgccatgtggggacacattgcaagcggggcatacattttgtatgtcggggttgattctggataggtaagagtgtaacctgttacagtatccagaacgaagttgagctagagtgactcgcttttctctggggagtatgcgttcctcttccgcgaggtttggatacttttctttgagtactggattcaccgggcaattcctagcataaaggtccgacgcttgtttatggagttcaccaaggacctgcttgtgttttttcgcttcatacggctgggttctcaggagccgtatttcctcaaaatgcttacggagataacttcttaggcccctaggcggtgctggttgaccaatcagatgtctgttgggatgctcaggtttctgggtattcaacaggaactgtttggtcagcatctcatttctctccctgatggggagtattcgcgcctcattatgcagatggtgttctggggacataagaagacagcccgtggcaattctgatagcagtattttggcaggcctgtagcttcttccagtgggtaatttttaggcttggcgaccatatgggtgacgcatagcatttttaatatcttacgaggtaccttcgtacatgtttctaagaatgaaaaatgagacctattcaaacttcgctatactataacatacgatactttaccccattttaacacaactatcatttattgattttattaaattttataaaatgtttcttcctccacagttccatttccgtattggatggtaaatatggctttcgcattttctccatcaataactgacaaggtggaaaaaatctatgcgtgtaaatcgcaacatatcttggtcgagcgtttcttcaatagctctctagtggtgatggtgacagcagagaaacccaactgtttacaaatgttacaatatatcaattgcgtctacagctcaaatacccacagtatatgaatgaatcgaacgcacctaattgtctgcctaacggatagtatacatattcatcaaatcgaaaatattgcatcaaacgaactgggtctgaatactgaaacagtacacatattcaaaatcgatgaggaggctgtgatgatggtatagggtgagttgttgaataacatacgaaaaccactttaacccatctatatatttgcattacagctaaagctttacaaacagcaaaaattgctggcgccaagcaattggaaaaggcagtgaagcattcatcacactgtacggatggtgtaaagttagaaactgctgttgtaacagctgccaccgacacaacggtcatatctacttcgccgagtaacggctcgtccgactatctatcgaagacagtataatcatatcttttgccaacacaggttagcgatgtgcttgcacaggaaaatatttcaattggaaaacaaaaaccaactaagagagtttatttattattaaagtatttacttttctttatatcaacagtattaatttaagttgcaatatcacgtacatatataataagggatgtgatacgattgctgtcggaattagatttgaaaccaatcaatactcctgctaagggttgtagaattattgcttgaataattagatttagaacaataataagtctgatttaattacaagtcgtacatttttaaattcatcaattacgacagcaatcggattctacgacacctttgaatattcttgatctgaaaaaagagtaaacctaatctgaatttctactaagctttcagttgtagattattcaaataattgagttttttctaaagcttaaaataattttctgtccgcttagaaaagatttcaattggaaaacaaaaaccaattaagagagtttatgttattattaaagtacttacttttctttatatgaactgtattaatttaagttacaatttcatgtgcatatataataaagtatgtcgtggtacgattgctgttggaattagatttgaaaccaatcaataatCCTGCTATGGGTTTGctgaattattgcttgaatgattagatttagaacaataataagtctgactcaattactagtcgtacatttttaagttcatcaattacgacagcaatcggatccacgacacctttgaatattcttgatctgaatttctactaagctttaagttgtagattattcaaataattggagttttgtctaaagcttaatattattttattgctcgcttagaagagattggaaaacaaaaaccaattaagcgagtttatttattatccAATTTCAtgcacatatataataatattgaaaataataaatattgaaaattcaatttttttggttcatattttattcatatggctgttccaggtaaagtaaatctgcaggtaaaattcacgttatatggcggttatataaatggtaaaaccgcagtaaaattgattggcaaatggctcgaaaatgtagagtgaaatgacggaaaaatgaccgccaattgacgagcattgtgacgtgtgtgagcagcacagtgctatgctcacatcctataagtgggagcggaatgcacgatcacattaataggaacgaaacggaaaatttggtcacaaaagttcatcacgcccatgcaaacgtgactatgaatataaccgctgcagaaagtcacaatgaccgtaaaatgactagtaaaatgacgtggagcgtttttgcagggtagctaaCTAATTATTCTCACCTATCAAAACGGGTGCcattccctgcaaaaacgctccacgtcattttactagtcattttacggtcattgtgactttctgcagcggttatattcatagtcacgtttgcatgggcgtgatgaacttttgtgaccaaattttccgtttcgttcctattaatgtgatcgtgcattccgctcccacttataggatgtgagcatagcactgtgctgctcacacacgtcacaatgctcgtcaaatggcggtcatttttccgtcatttcactctacattttcgagccatttaacaatcaattttactgcggttttaccatttatataaccgccatataacgtgaattttacctgcacaTTTACTTTACccggagcagccatatgaataaaatataaaccaaaaaaattgaattttcaatatttattattttcaatattattatatatgtacatgaaattggaac from Eurosta solidaginis isolate ZX-2024a chromosome 3, ASM4086904v1, whole genome shotgun sequence includes these protein-coding regions:
- the LOC137244390 gene encoding uncharacterized protein isoform X2; translation: MRKENSVYQQDQKLIQIVRIAVINIIKVTTPAKEPVSCQRFSLDLVEDLQTLLEARAAPHVANVDQHESNVAVSGNAMNKLFEMEDENKSNNANTINRIPYNFSTKASCDETIFECQQQRTSDESFMALEKMCDKTASDPNSTLFNYIHSENKDMVKEDAKKRSADGNYFKIPCKQELQEIDEEAQSLQRLLHELCLQEQHQLDNETPLKSIDVTLLEDIEAPSKMWDSTIVGDTTLQTSPLKMVRLLRPSTILEKNCEDQSNSSLGGDDASSHISFQSAQKGSETSAATSF
- the LOC137244390 gene encoding uncharacterized protein isoform X1, which translates into the protein MVFQCTGCDTYTLQPMGIVKSKISDKSNAEGKFGIPTGPKVNTNCAHCGDKHHMGGPLWSHPIHDPTFVEEFLQIIQEKPLSDLDTTSFKRKVTTPAKEPVSCQRFSLDLVEDLQTLLEARAAPHVANVDQHESNVAVSGNAMNKLFEMEDENKSNNANTINRIPYNFSTKASCDETIFECQQQRTSDESFMALEKMCDKTASDPNSTLFNYIHSENKDMVKEDAKKRSADGNYFKIPCKQELQEIDEEAQSLQRLLHELCLQEQHQLDNETPLKSIDVTLLEDIEAPSKMWDSTIVGDTTLQTSPLKMVRLLRPSTILEKNCEDQSNSSLGGDDASSHISFQSAQKGSETSAATSF